Proteins from a genomic interval of Polaribacter sp. Q13:
- a CDS encoding SwmB domain-containing protein: MKNIKKYILFFSLLALLSCEEDSYKGYTAPDDLSDVSWLIGLDPNRPNIDAKFKVNVDTYISFFDLSQGTTSHEWILEEGDNFLKEGFTSSDTLSKFINESVSLSSSASKAHVLFGKSGLTKIRLRNKFAEKVTPNVSEDRAAYVVVNSSTEGDEHVMDVEFLFDVYGNILPAFSVLKDGAEVLNVTETDIPDIKDESTWPVIEVEAATGLTFVDKSTTGRPNRVTWLIPDGVPNQSGTLAQLSQEVKFYKLGTYNAGTIRSLRQVQTVNGVVDNAPVASVEKIIPLKVKVIQSSQPFVFDNALTENENEVIQFRVTGELKAFSGEESNFTVNVKNAAKGFDQDIAVQSARVKDGNATFIELILSAPIYNSDVITVSYNGSTILSADERKLAPFANQKVQMHFDNNILPANSWGSFEPEGGGINNAFATGKFFIPGANGNGQFGAGEEIWARSTDKSYAGGASMRYKLPNVAIPLVNLFGFGLADGPDGMPAGSYQVSYWVYVEPGTTLTTFRMEFGNPVLDYLHFDISSIAKGKWVRVFADAPAVIPVDLTSSDKERRTTLRVLAEDNVGITTAEQLMYLDELTLIKLEDRP; encoded by the coding sequence GTTTACTGGCTTTACTAAGTTGTGAAGAAGATTCTTATAAAGGTTATACGGCACCAGATGATTTATCTGATGTTTCATGGCTTATTGGTTTAGATCCAAACAGACCTAATATAGATGCAAAGTTTAAAGTAAATGTAGATACCTATATTTCTTTCTTCGATTTATCTCAAGGAACAACTAGTCACGAATGGATTTTAGAAGAAGGAGATAACTTCTTAAAAGAAGGATTTACTTCAAGCGACACTTTATCAAAGTTTATTAATGAAAGTGTTAGTTTATCTAGTTCAGCAAGTAAAGCACATGTTTTATTTGGTAAAAGTGGTCTAACTAAAATTAGATTAAGAAATAAATTTGCTGAAAAAGTAACTCCTAATGTTTCGGAGGATAGAGCAGCATATGTTGTTGTAAATTCATCAACAGAAGGAGATGAACATGTAATGGATGTCGAATTCTTGTTTGACGTATATGGAAATATTTTACCTGCTTTTTCAGTTTTAAAAGACGGTGCAGAAGTATTAAATGTTACAGAAACAGATATTCCTGATATTAAAGATGAAAGTACTTGGCCAGTTATAGAAGTAGAAGCGGCAACAGGGTTAACTTTTGTAGATAAATCTACTACTGGTAGACCTAATAGAGTAACGTGGTTAATTCCAGACGGAGTACCTAATCAATCAGGTACCTTAGCGCAATTATCTCAAGAGGTTAAGTTTTACAAATTAGGTACCTATAATGCAGGTACTATAAGATCTTTAAGACAAGTACAAACTGTAAATGGTGTTGTAGATAATGCACCAGTTGCTTCTGTAGAAAAAATTATTCCATTAAAGGTAAAAGTAATACAATCTTCACAACCTTTTGTTTTTGACAATGCCTTAACAGAAAATGAAAATGAGGTAATACAGTTTAGAGTTACTGGAGAGTTAAAAGCATTTTCTGGTGAAGAATCTAATTTTACAGTAAATGTAAAAAATGCAGCAAAAGGGTTTGATCAAGATATTGCTGTACAATCTGCAAGAGTAAAAGATGGTAATGCTACTTTTATTGAGTTAATATTATCTGCTCCAATTTATAATTCGGATGTAATTACTGTTTCATATAATGGATCAACTATTCTTTCTGCAGACGAAAGAAAGCTTGCTCCTTTTGCAAATCAAAAAGTACAAATGCATTTTGATAATAACATTTTACCAGCTAATTCTTGGGGAAGTTTTGAGCCAGAAGGAGGTGGTATAAATAATGCCTTTGCAACAGGTAAGTTTTTTATACCTGGAGCAAACGGAAATGGTCAGTTTGGTGCTGGAGAAGAAATTTGGGCACGTAGCACAGATAAGTCTTATGCAGGTGGCGCTAGTATGAGATATAAGCTACCTAATGTTGCAATACCATTGGTAAACCTATTTGGTTTTGGTTTAGCAGATGGCCCAGATGGAATGCCAGCAGGATCTTATCAAGTATCTTATTGGGTTTATGTAGAGCCAGGTACAACTTTAACTACTTTTAGAATGGAATTTGGTAATCCTGTTTTAGATTATTTACATTTTGATATATCAAGTATCGCAAAAGGTAAATGGGTGCGTGTTTTTGCAGATGCGCCAGCTGTTATTCCAGTAGATTTAACAAGTAGCGATAAAGAAAGAAGAACTACACTAAGAGTTTTAGCAGAAGATAATGTTGGAATTACTACAGCAGAACAGCTAATGTATTTAGATGAGTTAACGCTTATTAAGTTAGAAGATAGACCATAA